In Ectothiorhodospiraceae bacterium 2226, a single window of DNA contains:
- a CDS encoding helix-turn-helix domain-containing protein: protein MASAKGCGGSASGVREHAAAKYVSENYGPAGVKGLPQRIAMVADVMGKKELARRSGISESQLYRYIGGQSQPTVEPLVALAAAAGVSIRWLVSGEGPVREDAAAAHVPAPLEGDRLSAVLEAVERALAVRETPLTPHKKAELVVLLYEAGFGDPQGAALAPAVLGRLIRLVHAR from the coding sequence ATGGCATCGGCTAAGGGCTGCGGCGGGTCGGCGTCCGGCGTGCGCGAGCACGCCGCCGCCAAGTATGTGTCGGAGAATTATGGCCCGGCGGGTGTAAAAGGGCTTCCTCAGCGGATCGCCATGGTCGCGGATGTGATGGGCAAGAAGGAGCTGGCGCGCCGAAGCGGTATCTCGGAGTCGCAGCTGTACCGCTACATCGGCGGCCAGTCGCAGCCCACCGTCGAACCCTTGGTGGCGCTTGCCGCGGCGGCCGGCGTGTCGATACGCTGGCTGGTGAGCGGTGAGGGTCCGGTGCGGGAAGACGCGGCGGCCGCCCATGTGCCCGCGCCCCTGGAGGGGGACCGGCTGTCGGCGGTGTTGGAGGCGGTGGAGCGGGCGCTGGCGGTACGCGAGACGCCGCTTACTCCGCACAAGAAGGCCGAGTTGGTGGTGCTGCTGTACGAGGCGGGTTTCGGCGATCCTCAGGGGGCGGCGCTGGCGCCGGCCGTGCTGGGGCGCCTCATCCGGTTGGTGCACGCCCGCTAG
- a CDS encoding response regulator, producing the protein MLLVEDEPGIRTSLSLLLELEGYRLSTADNGDAGLAHMDAERPDLVITDYMMPGLDGLAMIRAMRAIPALADVPVLLMSGALPADLDPLEVADAFLQKPARIDRLVHTIQLLLRTHGSEADSRPRGDGV; encoded by the coding sequence ATCCTCCTCGTGGAAGACGAGCCCGGGATCCGCACGTCCCTCTCGTTGCTGCTGGAGTTGGAGGGCTATCGCCTGAGCACCGCCGACAACGGGGACGCGGGGCTGGCCCACATGGACGCCGAGCGCCCCGACCTGGTGATCACGGACTATATGATGCCGGGCCTGGACGGTTTGGCGATGATCCGCGCGATGCGCGCCATCCCGGCTCTGGCGGACGTGCCCGTGCTCCTGATGAGTGGCGCACTACCCGCCGATTTGGATCCCCTGGAGGTGGCCGACGCATTCCTGCAGAAGCCCGCCCGCATCGACCGTCTGGTCCACACCATCCAACTACTGCTGCGCACCCACGGCAGTGAAGCCGACAGCAGACCACGCGGCGACGGCGTCTAA